A stretch of DNA from Sphingopyxis sp. MWB1:
AGCGGGCTGGATGCCGATACGCAAATGGGACCGCTCGCCAATGAACGCCGCATTCCAGCGCTGGAGGCGATGATCGCCGATGCCAAGGCCAAGGGCGCGCGAGTGATCGCGGGCGGCGAAGCGACGGGTGAAGGCTATTTCTTCCGCCCCACCGCGCTTGCCGATGTGCCGATCGAGGCCGATGCGATGAATCAGGAGCCCTTTGGCCCGATGGCGTTGATCCGGCCCTTTGCCAGCGAGGAAGAAGCGCTGGAGCAGGCGAACCGGCTGCCCTATGGGCTCGCCGCCTTTGCCTTCACCGAAAATGGGCGGCGCATCAACCGCATTGCCGACGGGATCGAAAGCGGGATGGTCGGGATCAACAGCTTTGTGATTTCGAGCCATGACATGCCGTTCGGCGGGATCAAGCAGTCGGGCTTTGGCAGCGAAAGCGGGCCCGAAGGGCTGGACGGTTATCTGGTCACCAAGGCGGTGCATATTTATTGAGGCTAGCCGATTCCGCTCGCATCGAGCGAAGTCGAGATACGAGCGGACTAGAAAGGTCAGTCTCTTTCCAGCGCCACGAAATCGCGGCCCAGCGAGGCGAGGCGGGCGCCGCTGTCGACGAAGATGGTCTGGCCCGTCACCGCTTCGGCGCGGGCGAGGTAGAGGACGGCGTCGGCGATCTGGTCGGGGCGCGGCAGGCTTTGAAGCGGCATGCGCTGGGCGAGGCGTTCGATCTGGCCCGCGCTATAATCATCGGTAGCGAGCGTCAGGCCTGGCGCGACGGCGTTGACGCGGGCGCGGTGTCCGAAGGCGACGGCGAGCGTCGCGGTCGCCTGCCACAGTGCCGATTTGGACAGGCTGTAGGCGAGCTGGTCGGGGACAGGATTGGCGACGCGCTGATCGACGATATTGACGATGGCGGGGCGTGCATTTTTGCCGCTGGCGGTAACGAGCGCCTTGGCGAGCATCACCGGGGCATGATGATTGACCTGCATCATTTCGGCGAGCGCCGCGTGCGAAAGATCGGGCCATTCGCCTTCGGCAAAAAGCGCGGCATTGTTGACGAGCAGATCGGGCGCGCGGCCGAAGCGGTCGACGACTTGCGGGATCAGCGCATCGACGGCTTGCGGATCGGCGAGGTCGGCGGCGAAGCGGTGCATGGGCGCGCCGCTTTCGCGCAGCGCGTCGGCGAGGACGGGATCGGTGTCGCCCGGCGTGCGCTTGTGGATGGCGAGCGCATAGCCTTCGCGCGCAAGGCGCGCGGCGATGGCGGCGCCGACGCGGTGGAGACCGCCCGTGACCAGCGCCAGCCTTTGCGTCATTTTCGCGCCCGCCGCATGGTGATGCCAATTCGCTCGCCCTCTTCGGCGATGGCGAGTTTGACGATCTTGACCTCCACTTCCTCGACCCGGTCATCCTGCAGGAAAAGCGTGTCGATGATATGATCGGCGACGCTTTCGATCAGCACGAAATGCACATCCTTGGGAATCCCTTCGGTCGCCGCGAATTTGAGGTGCATATAGTTTTTCGATTCGCTGAGCGGGGTGGTCGGATCATAATGATCGGCCATGGCGAGCCGCGCGCGCACCGAAATACGCAAGGGTTGGGGCAAATGGGTTTCTTCGGAGTAAATGCCGGTAAGCACCTGAACGGTAAGCCCATCGACTTCCAGCCATAATGTGTCGGTCACGCGCGATCATCCTGTCGAGCGGGGCGACATTCGGCTATGCAAGACGCTTGCCTGCCCCTAAAGCGCCGCCGCATTAGCGAAAGGGCGCGCCTTGGTCGAGTTACTTCCATTGTCGGACATGGAACCGCAAGCGGTCGAGCAATTGCTCGACGCCGCTTTTGGGCGCGACCGTTTTAGCCGAACCGCCTATCGCATTCGCGAAGGCGCCGAGGCGGTGGCAGAACTGAGCTTTGCGCTGGTCGAGGCCGGTCTGCTCGTTGGCACGATCCAGTGCTGGCCCGTCGCCCATCATGCAGCGGAGGATGGCGCGGTGACGCCGCTGGTGATGGTGGGGCCGGTCGCGGTGCGGCCCGACGTCCAGCGCGGCGGGCACGGCCGGGCGCTGATGGCGCATATGCTGGAGCGGGCGGAAGGCGCTGCGGACGGGGCGCTGATGATGATTGGCGACCCTGAATATTATGGGCGCTTTTTCGGCTTCGATGCTGCGGCGACGGGGGTGTGGGAGCTGCCCGGCCCCTTTGAGCGGCGGCGGTTGCTCGCGCGGGCGGTTAACGGGCATGCGGTGCCGGCGGCGGCGGGGATGATTGGTCCGCGAGGCGGCGAATAGAGCGGGATAGACCCTTGCGCCATGGGGCGGGGGGCCTA
This window harbors:
- a CDS encoding SDR family oxidoreductase, coding for MTQRLALVTGGLHRVGAAIAARLAREGYALAIHKRTPGDTDPVLADALRESGAPMHRFAADLADPQAVDALIPQVVDRFGRAPDLLVNNAALFAEGEWPDLSHAALAEMMQVNHHAPVMLAKALVTASGKNARPAIVNIVDQRVANPVPDQLAYSLSKSALWQATATLAVAFGHRARVNAVAPGLTLATDDYSAGQIERLAQRMPLQSLPRPDQIADAVLYLARAEAVTGQTIFVDSGARLASLGRDFVALERD
- a CDS encoding dihydroneopterin aldolase → MTDTLWLEVDGLTVQVLTGIYSEETHLPQPLRISVRARLAMADHYDPTTPLSESKNYMHLKFAATEGIPKDVHFVLIESVADHIIDTLFLQDDRVEEVEVKIVKLAIAEEGERIGITMRRARK
- a CDS encoding GNAT family N-acetyltransferase; this translates as MEPQAVEQLLDAAFGRDRFSRTAYRIREGAEAVAELSFALVEAGLLVGTIQCWPVAHHAAEDGAVTPLVMVGPVAVRPDVQRGGHGRALMAHMLERAEGAADGALMMIGDPEYYGRFFGFDAAATGVWELPGPFERRRLLARAVNGHAVPAAAGMIGPRGGE